Proteins found in one Maridesulfovibrio sp. genomic segment:
- a CDS encoding C25 family cysteine peptidase has translation MIRLNKVFIPLLVLSCLVLFTGCKVKEFGKTAEPVQALIPIKVSSAPYTEQKKSVIVCTADFMRAARYFSYLHREYEGVKSVILKVPSCNGTAQSAENVFSGVREQITRLNKDGKVMSVLILGNREIVPSAQFGEVNGTAVHISDYSYGGSASAPENVLPVGRIPARDCAEAEDVAAKYERWYEDREFRPAWPVSFLGGESFSGQVFSDSELLFFTLQQEGIAGPEAIRYLGAAGGVTPRRLRQSLAEDDVSVQWLALEATAEGFQAGNGVVSVSDILSLEYKPGLPVVLNPSCDVITANSTVPSPAEAIVLSPGGGLAVLTGCNNSGNINAELDDGRVLRVNSSGTPRLLLEFHKAYFSGKHRIGNALIEARAQFAQNLLKSESLAPVYDMVFYGDPVMTLPLPVRTESPCYRGLNVITKCKKQKGLAVFAVNSTISFAMEEGGVYPSVGLQVIDRSTGQTVSAMKVEEDDVFNFMADGEGQYLIYSRPLDGPLAWQFFDVRNKENMAKPSPVVAHKRNKPSPRISSGLKPVNYTVQVSSNRKPNSAAKVRQRLVGQGYEAYVVEVPSSNNRKWYCVRFGRFDSWAAAVEASAEYERREQADAKIIRCNDG, from the coding sequence ATGATTAGGCTGAATAAAGTTTTTATCCCCTTGCTGGTTTTGTCATGTTTGGTCCTGTTTACAGGATGTAAGGTAAAAGAATTCGGGAAAACAGCTGAGCCGGTTCAGGCTCTCATCCCGATTAAAGTCTCTTCCGCACCGTATACGGAGCAAAAGAAAAGCGTAATCGTCTGCACTGCCGATTTTATGCGTGCTGCCCGTTATTTTTCCTATTTGCACCGTGAATATGAAGGGGTCAAATCCGTTATCCTCAAAGTTCCGTCCTGTAACGGGACAGCACAGTCGGCCGAGAACGTGTTTTCCGGGGTGCGCGAACAGATTACCCGCTTGAATAAAGACGGCAAGGTCATGTCTGTGCTTATTCTCGGAAACCGGGAAATTGTGCCCTCTGCCCAGTTCGGCGAAGTTAACGGAACCGCAGTTCATATTTCCGATTACAGCTACGGCGGTTCTGCCTCGGCACCGGAGAATGTTCTTCCCGTGGGCAGAATCCCCGCTCGTGACTGCGCTGAGGCGGAAGATGTGGCCGCAAAATATGAGCGTTGGTATGAGGATCGAGAGTTCCGTCCGGCATGGCCGGTTTCCTTTCTCGGAGGCGAAAGTTTTTCCGGTCAGGTTTTTTCCGATTCGGAATTACTTTTTTTTACTTTGCAGCAGGAAGGCATCGCAGGACCGGAGGCCATACGTTACCTCGGCGCGGCCGGAGGAGTTACCCCGCGGCGGTTGCGTCAGTCGCTGGCTGAAGATGATGTCTCCGTGCAATGGCTGGCTCTTGAGGCTACGGCGGAAGGATTTCAGGCCGGAAACGGGGTTGTGTCTGTTTCGGATATTTTGAGTCTTGAATACAAACCCGGGCTGCCCGTGGTGCTCAATCCTTCCTGTGATGTAATCACCGCCAACTCGACCGTTCCCTCCCCGGCGGAGGCGATTGTTCTTTCTCCCGGTGGCGGCTTGGCTGTACTTACCGGTTGCAACAATTCCGGTAATATTAATGCCGAACTTGATGACGGACGAGTCCTTCGGGTCAATTCCAGCGGTACTCCCCGTTTGCTTTTGGAATTTCATAAGGCTTACTTCAGCGGTAAGCATCGTATAGGTAATGCTCTGATTGAGGCCCGTGCCCAGTTCGCCCAGAATCTGCTTAAGAGCGAGAGCCTTGCCCCGGTTTACGATATGGTTTTTTACGGCGACCCGGTAATGACTCTGCCTCTGCCTGTACGTACTGAATCACCTTGCTACAGAGGCCTTAATGTAATTACCAAGTGTAAAAAACAGAAAGGTCTGGCTGTTTTCGCGGTAAATTCCACCATTTCATTTGCTATGGAAGAGGGTGGTGTTTATCCTTCCGTTGGACTGCAGGTTATTGATCGCAGCACCGGGCAGACTGTTTCCGCCATGAAGGTGGAAGAGGATGATGTCTTTAACTTCATGGCTGATGGCGAGGGGCAATACTTGATCTACTCCAGACCTCTGGACGGCCCTCTGGCATGGCAGTTTTTTGATGTTCGCAACAAAGAAAACATGGCCAAACCATCCCCTGTCGTTGCGCATAAACGAAATAAGCCTTCACCCAGAATAAGCTCCGGGTTGAAACCTGTTAATTATACAGTGCAGGTCAGTTCCAACCGGAAACCCAATTCTGCGGCAAAAGTCCGTCAGCGCCTTGTCGGGCAGGGCTATGAAGCCTATGTGGTCGAGGTTCCCTCAAGCAACAATCGTAAATGGTATTGCGTTCGTTTTGGGCGCTTTGATTCATGGGCCGCTGCGGTTGAGGCTTCTGCCGAATATGAGCGCCGGGAACAGGCAGATGCTAAGATTATTCGCTGTAATGACGGTTAA
- a CDS encoding extracellular solute-binding protein, which produces MKKTLLGLALILLYSVPAFAGSNELYLYIWSEYIPDEVVENFTKETGIKVHMSNYDSNEAMYAKIKLAGKGYDLIVPSSDYVSLMRRQGLLLPLDKSKLSNFSNLAPKFTNQAFDPDNKYSIPYMWGSTAIAVNTGMVGKDMVNSVTDLWKPELNGKLLLPNDTREAFAIALKLLGYSVNETDPARIEEAYQKLKLLIPSVRVFDSDSPKQALLAEEVAVGVVFNGEAFIANQENPDIKYIYPPEGYSLWIDSMCIPKGAKNIDEAHAFLNYLLRTDVSAKISAEMGYSTPNTKAVNLIPEEVRKNPIVYPPAEVVERGEFEDYLGESMKLYEDYWIKLKTD; this is translated from the coding sequence ATGAAAAAGACTCTTTTGGGGCTTGCCCTGATTTTACTATATTCCGTACCCGCTTTTGCGGGAAGCAACGAATTATATCTTTATATCTGGTCTGAATACATTCCGGATGAAGTGGTGGAGAACTTCACCAAGGAAACCGGCATCAAAGTTCATATGTCCAATTATGACAGCAATGAAGCCATGTACGCCAAGATTAAACTGGCAGGAAAGGGGTACGACCTGATTGTTCCCTCTTCGGATTATGTGAGCCTGATGCGCCGTCAGGGATTGCTGTTGCCGCTGGACAAGAGCAAATTGAGCAATTTTTCCAACCTTGCGCCCAAATTCACCAATCAGGCGTTTGACCCGGACAACAAATACTCCATTCCGTATATGTGGGGTTCGACCGCCATAGCGGTTAATACCGGAATGGTCGGCAAAGATATGGTCAACTCCGTTACAGATCTGTGGAAACCGGAACTTAACGGCAAATTGCTCCTGCCCAACGATACACGAGAAGCATTTGCCATCGCCCTGAAACTGCTGGGCTACTCCGTAAACGAGACGGATCCCGCCCGGATTGAGGAAGCATACCAGAAACTTAAATTACTGATTCCAAGTGTACGGGTTTTCGATTCCGACTCCCCCAAGCAGGCTCTGCTGGCAGAGGAAGTAGCCGTTGGTGTGGTTTTTAACGGTGAAGCATTTATTGCCAACCAGGAAAACCCGGACATTAAATATATTTACCCGCCTGAAGGGTACAGTCTCTGGATCGATTCTATGTGCATTCCCAAAGGGGCAAAGAACATCGATGAGGCGCATGCTTTCCTTAATTACCTGCTCCGTACTGATGTTTCCGCAAAAATATCAGCTGAAATGGGATATTCTACACCCAACACAAAAGCGGTAAACCTTATTCCTGAAGAAGTGCGCAAAAACCCCATCGTCTACCCGCCCGCTGAAGTGGTTGAGCGTGGTGAATTTGAAGACTATCTTGGCGAATCCATGAAATTGTATGAGGATTACTGGATCAAATTGAAGACCGACTAA
- the rimO gene encoding 30S ribosomal protein S12 methylthiotransferase RimO translates to MTKIRIYTISLGCPKNRVDTEVMLGAFGDGMIAAATAEESDLVLINTCGFIGPATEESVDTILEAADAIKDLTPRPVLAVAGCLVSRYGKLSEQIPEVDLWLSTHELDQWPELSAKALKREISTDRKRIISTGPAYAYLKISEGCSHSCRFCTIPSIRGPHVSRELNGLVDEARHILAQGVPELVVVGQDTTAYGSDLDNNETNLRALIEKLLPLKGLEWLRLMYLYPAGLTDSMLSFLAQAGKPLLPYFDIPVQHAHPDVLSSMGRPFARDPRKVIDRVRKHIPDAVLRTSIIVGYPGETEEHFKTLMDFVKETRFQNLGVFAYQPEDGTPAGEMEQLPEELREDRRLRLMEIQSEISREILEEKIGKTIQVLVEEPNEEWPGLFNGRVWFQAPEVDGITYVSAPEDGVELIPGQIVEAEIDSVTDYDLVTLVK, encoded by the coding sequence ATGACCAAAATCAGGATCTATACCATCAGCCTCGGCTGTCCGAAAAACAGGGTCGATACCGAAGTCATGCTGGGAGCGTTCGGCGACGGAATGATCGCAGCTGCCACAGCGGAAGAATCCGACCTTGTCCTTATTAACACCTGCGGCTTCATCGGCCCCGCAACTGAAGAATCCGTTGACACCATCCTTGAAGCCGCTGATGCCATCAAAGACCTCACCCCGCGCCCGGTTCTGGCTGTAGCCGGATGTCTGGTCAGCAGGTACGGCAAGCTGAGCGAACAGATACCGGAAGTTGATCTCTGGCTTTCCACCCATGAACTGGACCAGTGGCCGGAGCTTTCAGCCAAAGCATTAAAACGTGAAATTTCCACTGACCGCAAAAGAATCATCAGTACCGGACCGGCTTACGCATACCTGAAAATCAGCGAAGGGTGCTCCCATTCCTGCCGCTTCTGCACCATCCCATCAATCCGCGGGCCCCACGTGAGCCGGGAATTGAACGGTCTGGTGGACGAAGCCCGCCATATTCTTGCTCAGGGAGTGCCGGAGCTGGTTGTAGTCGGTCAGGACACCACCGCCTACGGTTCGGATCTTGACAACAATGAAACAAATCTGCGCGCTCTGATCGAGAAACTGCTGCCCCTTAAAGGGCTTGAATGGCTGCGGTTAATGTACCTCTATCCCGCAGGTCTGACCGACTCCATGCTTTCTTTTCTGGCTCAGGCAGGAAAACCGCTGCTGCCTTATTTCGATATCCCTGTGCAGCATGCCCATCCAGATGTGCTTTCATCTATGGGCCGCCCCTTTGCCCGTGACCCCCGCAAGGTTATCGACAGAGTCCGTAAGCATATTCCAGATGCCGTACTGCGGACCAGCATAATCGTTGGCTACCCCGGAGAAACCGAGGAACATTTCAAAACGTTGATGGATTTTGTAAAGGAAACACGATTCCAGAATCTCGGGGTTTTCGCCTATCAGCCGGAAGACGGAACCCCGGCCGGCGAGATGGAACAGCTGCCCGAAGAGTTGCGCGAAGATCGCAGACTGCGACTCATGGAGATTCAGTCTGAAATCAGCCGGGAAATACTGGAAGAAAAAATTGGGAAAACTATTCAGGTACTGGTGGAAGAACCTAACGAGGAGTGGCCCGGGCTGTTTAACGGACGAGTCTGGTTTCAGGCTCCTGAAGTGGACGGTATAACCTATGTCAGCGCTCCGGAAGACGGAGTGGAACTGATCCCCGGCCAAATAGTTGAAGCCGAGATTGATAGTGTAACTGATTACGATCTGGTTACTCTGGTTAAATAA
- a CDS encoding ATP-binding protein, whose product MLEDLIEMKKDYIGIVGRSFTLSSLSLLLHESSRAAANITIEAGVLIDESGNPQQNGHTFPLYADVQSMLSEHPSINMVFELSGEAEMVLALRRAMPPEVTLIELPAARFFLRLHATDRLWIACKANLMQTQALFKSVVDQFPEDILIVGADGLILDCNRHFAGRTGKTLTDLYGKNPLDYFDAMRSLCPLKGERIDVPAMSLENSELMFSETDDQGKINFYRIYAYPITEEDKNEVVQLVVICRDITERTMIEQRLQQSERMATVGELSAYIAHEIRNPLMAMGGFAKVLIKDESIDPSGREKIQIILEEAQRLDRLLKSILSFVRSKDVQKKNIDINRVAADAMQLLSLGCQLQEIEVEMDLDPSQPFGVGGVEQIRQCLINLVKNSMEAMPDGGKLNISSGVSDKHVWLEVRDNGPGIPGQIRTRAFDPFVSGKVNGNGLGLPMVKKIIEEFGGQVELASRPGKGTSVILLLKKAPVA is encoded by the coding sequence ATGCTTGAAGATTTAATTGAGATGAAAAAAGATTATATTGGAATTGTGGGGCGTTCCTTTACGCTTTCCTCTCTTTCTCTGCTGCTGCATGAGAGCAGCCGTGCTGCCGCGAACATAACCATTGAAGCCGGAGTTCTTATCGACGAGTCCGGAAATCCTCAGCAGAATGGTCACACTTTTCCCCTCTATGCGGACGTGCAGTCCATGCTTTCCGAACACCCTTCCATAAATATGGTCTTTGAGCTTTCCGGTGAAGCGGAAATGGTTCTTGCTTTGAGAAGGGCCATGCCGCCAGAAGTGACTCTGATTGAACTGCCCGCCGCCCGTTTTTTTCTCCGGCTGCATGCAACTGACCGGTTGTGGATAGCCTGCAAAGCCAATCTTATGCAGACTCAGGCATTGTTCAAGTCCGTGGTGGACCAGTTTCCCGAAGACATACTAATTGTCGGCGCTGACGGCTTGATCCTTGATTGTAATAGGCATTTTGCCGGGCGTACCGGAAAAACACTTACGGATTTGTACGGTAAAAATCCTCTGGATTATTTTGACGCAATGCGTTCGCTCTGTCCGCTTAAAGGGGAACGAATAGATGTCCCGGCCATGTCACTTGAAAACAGCGAGTTAATGTTTTCCGAGACAGATGATCAGGGCAAGATTAACTTCTATCGCATCTATGCCTATCCCATCACCGAAGAAGACAAAAACGAGGTGGTGCAACTGGTGGTCATTTGCAGAGATATCACCGAACGAACCATGATTGAGCAGCGTTTGCAGCAATCCGAACGCATGGCCACAGTCGGTGAACTTTCCGCCTACATCGCCCATGAAATCCGCAATCCGCTTATGGCGATGGGCGGCTTTGCCAAGGTCCTGATCAAAGATGAAAGCATTGATCCTTCCGGGCGCGAAAAGATTCAGATAATCCTTGAAGAAGCCCAGCGGCTGGACCGGTTGCTCAAAAGTATTCTCAGCTTTGTGCGTTCAAAGGATGTGCAGAAAAAGAATATCGATATCAACCGGGTGGCCGCAGACGCTATGCAGCTCCTTTCTCTGGGCTGCCAGTTGCAGGAAATCGAGGTGGAGATGGATCTTGACCCGAGCCAGCCGTTCGGTGTCGGCGGGGTGGAGCAAATTAGGCAGTGCCTGATAAACTTGGTAAAAAATTCAATGGAAGCCATGCCCGATGGCGGTAAACTGAATATTTCCAGCGGAGTCAGCGATAAACATGTCTGGCTGGAAGTTCGTGATAATGGTCCGGGGATTCCGGGCCAGATAAGAACCCGCGCTTTCGACCCCTTTGTTTCCGGTAAGGTTAACGGTAACGGCTTAGGTCTTCCCATGGTCAAGAAGATAATTGAAGAGTTCGGCGGGCAGGTGGAGCTGGCCAGCAGGCCGGGTAAAGGCACAAGTGTCATCCTGTTGCTTAAGAAAGCTCCTGTTGCCTAA
- the glmS gene encoding glutamine--fructose-6-phosphate transaminase (isomerizing), protein MCGIIGYAGHRPAVPLIVEGLRRLEYRGYDSAGVATIQNKEIELVRAEGKLAALDEKLAHKNVTNSTFGVGHTRWATHGVPVERNAHPHLDYEKKIAMIHNGIIENYQEIKTELIAKGYEFRSDTDSEVLCNLIAEGRKHNNSMLESISWALKQVEGAYAIAAVCVDEPGTVYAARVASPLVMGVGVGENFVASDIPAFLPYTRDVVFIEDGELVKITSSSWEVFNSKTLEPVAKEIRTINWDVQAAQKDGHKHFMIKEIFEQPKVISDCLAGRVDQSQNEIVLPDVEDMEVPERLHIIACGTSYHAGLWGKYLIEQWAKIPVEVEIASEFRYRDPLLSKGGVALAISQSGETADTLAGIKLAKEKGLSILGLCNVVGSSVSRESDYVMYTQAGPEISVASTKAMCSQLTALLLLALYWGRKKGVIDAATYSRAVMDIRNIPSILEAELPAMRSRAQELSREYSEASSFFFLGRGLYFPLALEGALKLKEISYIHAEGYASGEMKHGPIALIDPKFPTFAMALNDDLFPKVKSNLVEVQARGGEIIALTNPGVELDVEQPWVLPEVWGPLNTFIALPALQLFAYETADYLGKDVDQPRNLAKSVTVE, encoded by the coding sequence ATGTGTGGAATTATCGGATACGCCGGGCATCGTCCCGCTGTTCCTCTCATTGTAGAAGGCTTGAGAAGACTTGAATATCGCGGCTATGATTCCGCGGGTGTTGCTACTATCCAGAATAAGGAAATTGAACTCGTTCGTGCCGAAGGTAAGCTGGCCGCCCTTGATGAAAAGCTGGCTCATAAGAATGTGACCAATTCCACCTTTGGCGTGGGACATACCCGCTGGGCCACTCATGGTGTTCCTGTGGAACGTAATGCCCACCCGCATCTGGATTATGAAAAAAAAATCGCCATGATTCACAATGGAATCATCGAGAACTATCAGGAAATCAAGACAGAACTCATCGCCAAGGGATACGAATTCCGTTCTGATACCGATTCCGAAGTGCTCTGTAACCTTATTGCCGAAGGCCGCAAGCACAATAATTCCATGCTGGAATCAATTTCATGGGCTTTGAAACAGGTGGAAGGCGCATACGCTATTGCAGCTGTCTGCGTTGACGAACCGGGAACCGTTTACGCGGCCCGTGTCGCCAGCCCGCTGGTAATGGGAGTGGGAGTTGGGGAGAATTTTGTCGCTTCCGATATTCCCGCCTTTCTGCCTTATACCCGTGATGTGGTTTTCATCGAGGACGGCGAGCTGGTCAAGATAACCTCCTCCTCATGGGAAGTTTTCAACTCCAAAACCCTCGAGCCGGTGGCAAAGGAAATCAGAACAATCAATTGGGATGTGCAGGCCGCGCAGAAGGACGGTCATAAGCATTTCATGATCAAAGAAATTTTTGAGCAGCCCAAGGTTATTTCCGATTGCCTTGCCGGTCGCGTCGATCAATCCCAGAATGAGATCGTTCTGCCCGATGTTGAGGACATGGAAGTCCCGGAAAGATTGCATATCATTGCTTGTGGAACATCCTATCATGCGGGTCTGTGGGGCAAATATCTCATTGAGCAGTGGGCTAAAATTCCGGTGGAAGTGGAAATCGCTTCCGAGTTCCGGTACCGTGATCCCCTCCTTTCCAAAGGCGGAGTGGCGCTGGCTATCAGTCAGTCCGGAGAGACTGCCGATACCCTGGCCGGAATCAAGCTGGCTAAAGAAAAGGGCTTGTCCATTCTCGGTCTGTGTAATGTAGTGGGCTCCAGCGTGTCCCGTGAATCAGATTATGTAATGTACACTCAGGCCGGCCCGGAAATCAGCGTTGCTTCCACCAAGGCTATGTGCAGCCAGCTTACCGCGCTTCTACTTCTGGCCCTTTACTGGGGCAGGAAAAAGGGAGTGATAGATGCCGCCACCTACAGCCGTGCGGTAATGGATATTCGCAATATCCCTTCAATTCTCGAGGCAGAGTTGCCTGCCATGCGCAGCAGGGCTCAGGAACTCAGTCGTGAATATTCTGAAGCCAGCAGTTTCTTCTTTCTCGGCCGCGGACTTTATTTCCCACTGGCACTTGAAGGCGCGCTTAAGCTCAAGGAAATTTCTTACATCCATGCAGAAGGCTACGCTTCTGGAGAAATGAAGCACGGACCAATCGCTTTGATTGATCCCAAGTTCCCAACATTCGCCATGGCGCTGAATGATGACCTGTTCCCCAAGGTGAAATCAAACCTTGTTGAAGTCCAAGCCCGTGGCGGTGAAATTATTGCCCTGACCAACCCCGGAGTTGAGCTCGACGTGGAACAGCCTTGGGTGCTCCCGGAAGTGTGGGGACCGCTGAACACATTCATAGCCCTCCCGGCTCTGCAGCTCTTCGCCTACGAAACCGCCGATTACCTAGGTAAAGACGTAGACCAGCCTAGAAACTTGGCTAAAAGTGTGACTGTCGAGTAA
- the potC gene encoding spermidine/putrescine ABC transporter permease PotC: MNKFIKSLYVGLVYIFLYLPLAVMAVYSFNASKYSLSWKGFTLKWYGKLLGNTTLIDAALRSVTIAILSASIACLIGTFAAFMLHQYRFKGRRTVFSSLFVMMMSPDIVIGISLLVLFLAMGTTLGFWTLLIGHVTLCVPFVTATVYSRFKGFDRTVVEAARDLGASEAQVFRKIVVPMALPGLMAGWLLSFTLSLDDVIISFFTTGPTYEVLPLRIYSMVRLGIKPDVNALSVVMISITVITIVLSRRLLKEKK; the protein is encoded by the coding sequence ATGAATAAATTCATTAAATCCTTATACGTAGGTCTGGTATACATTTTTTTGTACCTCCCGCTGGCCGTCATGGCGGTATACTCTTTCAACGCGTCCAAGTACTCGCTCTCATGGAAAGGGTTCACCCTCAAATGGTATGGTAAACTTCTTGGCAACACGACCTTGATCGATGCGGCCCTGCGCTCAGTAACCATCGCCATACTCTCAGCCAGCATCGCCTGCCTGATAGGAACCTTCGCCGCGTTTATGCTGCACCAGTATCGCTTTAAAGGACGCAGGACCGTTTTCAGCAGTTTATTTGTAATGATGATGTCCCCTGACATAGTCATCGGCATTTCTCTGCTGGTGCTCTTTCTGGCAATGGGCACCACCCTCGGTTTCTGGACCTTGCTCATCGGCCATGTGACCCTGTGCGTTCCTTTTGTAACCGCCACTGTTTATTCACGTTTCAAAGGCTTCGATAGAACTGTAGTTGAAGCAGCCCGTGATCTTGGAGCCAGTGAAGCTCAGGTTTTCAGAAAGATTGTCGTTCCCATGGCCCTGCCCGGACTGATGGCCGGCTGGCTGCTCAGTTTCACCCTTTCACTGGACGATGTAATCATCAGCTTTTTCACTACAGGACCGACCTACGAAGTGCTGCCCCTGCGCATTTATTCAATGGTCCGCCTGGGCATCAAACCGGATGTCAATGCTCTAAGTGTGGTGATGATCAGCATTACCGTGATCACCATCGTCCTGTCCCGTAGACTACTTAAGGAGAAAAAATAA
- a CDS encoding XTP/dITP diphosphatase translates to MKTVVLATTNKGKIAEFDELLKDLGLEVKGLDQFPEIGEIPEPGETFLENAIIKAQTVANLTGLVAVADDSGLEVDALDGRPGVFSARYSGEDATPEKNNAKLLEELDGVAEENRTARFVCVMVAATPDNIRIQSRGEWEGRIAFELTGRQGFGYDPLFFDPELGCVAAEMTRETKNARSHRGKALRALMEQWPDFQEKIGK, encoded by the coding sequence TTGAAAACAGTTGTTCTTGCCACCACCAATAAGGGCAAAATTGCTGAGTTTGATGAGCTTCTTAAAGATCTGGGTCTGGAAGTGAAAGGCTTGGATCAATTTCCTGAAATCGGGGAAATTCCCGAACCGGGTGAGACTTTTCTTGAAAATGCTATTATCAAAGCCCAGACCGTTGCCAATCTTACCGGGCTGGTGGCTGTAGCCGATGATTCCGGCCTTGAAGTCGATGCTCTCGACGGACGTCCCGGTGTTTTTTCCGCCCGTTACAGCGGCGAAGACGCTACCCCCGAAAAGAATAATGCCAAGTTGCTGGAAGAGCTGGACGGGGTGGCCGAAGAGAATCGCACTGCCCGTTTCGTCTGTGTCATGGTTGCCGCAACTCCCGACAATATCCGCATCCAGAGCCGTGGAGAGTGGGAAGGCCGCATAGCCTTCGAGCTGACCGGCAGGCAGGGTTTCGGTTACGATCCCCTTTTCTTCGATCCGGAGCTGGGCTGCGTTGCCGCTGAAATGACCCGTGAAACCAAGAATGCCCGCTCGCACCGAGGCAAGGCCCTGCGTGCGCTCATGGAACAATGGCCTGATTTTCAAGAGAAAATAGGTAAATAA